The sequence below is a genomic window from Ruminiclostridium josui JCM 17888.
TATGGCTCTTGAAGATTTCTACAGGCATTTCACTTCTACAACTGCAAATGAGCCAATCAAAATCAATCAGAAGCATCAAGTTTGCAGTGGGGATATTGAAGTTGAAGTAACCGAATTTTTAGGTCAAATCGGTATGCCACGTAATATAAAAGGTTTTAACTTTATTAGGCAAGCAATTATTTCAACAATACAGAATCCACGCATCATTGATGGTATTACTAAAGAATTATATCCACTTATAGCTAAAAATAATGGTACTACTCCCAGTAGGGCTGAGAGAGCTATCCGACATGCCATAGAAGTTACATGGGACAGGGGAAATCATGATGTAATTAATTCGCTTTTTGGCTATACAGTTAGTACTAAAAAATACAAAGCAACCAACTCTGAATTTATTGCACTTATAGCAGATCATTTAAGGTTACAGTTTAAACAAGGGGGAGATGCAGTTGCCAGCGACATGTAGAGGATGCGGTGGCATCAAGAAAATTCAATTGCACAAAAGAGGGTTTTCATATTCCTGTCCCACGTGTAGCAAAAAAAGAAGAATTGTTGCATATGTACTTGCTTTAATTGGCGGTTGTGGTCTGATACCTTGGGCTTCAAGTTACGCAGATAAAGTAAGGGGTTATGATGGGGCAGGCGGAGAGTTCTTAATAGCATTAGTTCCACTTTTGATAGTAGCTTTTATTGATACATTTAAAGACTTATAAAGAAAAAGCACCTCTAAGGCGCTAAACAAAATTGACAATTGAATTATACAGCGAAATGAGTTCGATGTAAATATGCCAATGCTGGAAAAGAGGGATTTAAGTTATGTTTGAAAAAGACCGTTGCTACTGTGTCAACAGTGTAAACCTTGGAGAATTATACTTATCTGATTTTAAAGACTTTATAACTGAATGCGACCAAACTCCTTGCAAAGTAAGAGCTATACAGCTTGATGGGGAAGTTTATATTCAGCTTCCCATCGGAAAATGATACAAATTTCAAATGCCTTAATCGGACACGGTGTAAGTGATGAAACAAAAAGAAAAATCTCACAAACCAAGCATGGGGTTAAATTAAGTGATGATGTAAAAGAGCGCAGAGGGAAATTGACTTGGAAACAGATAGAGAGTATCAGAAAGGATCAAAGAAGTCAAAGGATTATATCAAAAGAATATGATATAGACCAAGCACAAATAAGTATGATTAAAAATATGAAAGTGTGGATTAGGAGGGGATTGTCATAAGAGAAACGTGTTTATTCTGTGTTTCAAAACACATAGCACAAGCTATTGTGCTTACAACAGAATGCTGTCAGGGTTATCCAATGCACATCTGGCTTGCAATTGGTCATTTAGCAGAAGCCGAAACAGAAAGCTGCTCTGAATTTCCTGAATTGGCCTGCGAGATTAGAAAAGTCAGACTGGCACTAATGGGGCAAGAAGGTGAATTTAAACATACTGATTTGATGGAACTTTTAAAGAAAGTC
It includes:
- a CDS encoding sporulation initiation factor Spo0A C-terminal domain-containing protein, encoding MQVSINESDKTVTMALEDFYRHFTSTTANEPIKINQKHQVCSGDIEVEVTEFLGQIGMPRNIKGFNFIRQAIISTIQNPRIIDGITKELYPLIAKNNGTTPSRAERAIRHAIEVTWDRGNHDVINSLFGYTVSTKKYKATNSEFIALIADHLRLQFKQGGDAVASDM